AAGCTCGATCTCAGGGCCGGAAGCGTGATCAGCGTTCAGGACCACCCGGATGCCGACAAGCTCTACCTGCTGAGCGTGGATATCGGGGAAGAATCCCCCAGGCAGATAGTTGCAGGTCTCAAGGCCTACTATCCGAGGGAAAAGATGCTCGGCCGCAAGGTCCTCGTGGTTTCCAACCTCAAGCCCGCCAAGCTCCGCGGTATAATGTCTTCGGGAATGCTGCTCGCGGCGGACGACGAGGACATAGGCGGAAGCGCCGTGCTACTGCTAACTCCCTCGAAGGAGGTTCCAAACGGGACGAAGTTCTCGTCCGGGATGGATTCGTCATCCTCTCGTATCGAGTACAAGGATTTCCAGAAGGCGGTCCTCAAGGTCTCCACGGTCAGAGACGGTATGTTCGTCGCCGGGTCCAGGAAGCTGGAGCCGTCGGAAGGATGCCCCACCCGTGCCGCGGCCGTGATAGATGGCGATAGAACAGTTCTGCTCAGCGACGGCAACGGCAGCGTTGCAACCGTCGAAAGCGAGATCAAGGACGGTGCTGGCGTAAGATGAAGGCGGACCTGCACATTCACTCTTCGTTCTCTTTGGACGGGCGCACAGACCCCGTCACGATAGTGGACGTCGCGGTCGAGAGGGGCATCGGTTGCATAGCGATAACGGATCACAACAGTTTCGAGGCATACGACCTGATCAAAGACGACGGCCGCCTCATAGTAATACCGGGGGAGGAAGTATCCTCGAAGGGAGGGCATATCCTCGCTTACGGCATCGACAGACAGATACAGAAGGGGCTTTCGATCATCGAAACCATAGAGGCCATCCACGATGCGGGAGGGATCGCCTTTGCGGCACACCCGTACAGATGGTGGTCGGGGCTCGGAGAGCAGGCCGTGCTCGACAATCCCTTCGACGGCATAGAGGCGGCGAACTCCAGATCGTACAATAAAGACAATTTGGGTTCTGCGGCGCTCGCCGCAAAGGTCGGATGTCCGGTATCGGCGGGGAGCGATGCGCACACCACGCGCCACATCGGATTCGGATATGTCACGCTGCCCGACGGGCTCACGTCATGGTCGGAAGTTCTGAGAGAGATGATGTCGGGACCTTTGTCGGCAATCAGCTCGAACAGGCACACGGGGAGCACTTTGCGCTACGGTATCAGATCGATTGGGCTCTGGATGTCCAGAGGTTTCAGGAAAATGTGATCCGGCGGGAACCCCCGCCGGAGTTAAGCGTTTATTTCATCAGTCCGACGGACCTGAGCTCGGCGGCGATCTTGTCGACCGCGCGGGTGACGTCCGGGGGGACCTTCGCTCCCGTGCATACCATCTTGCCGCTGCTGAATAGAAGCACTACGACCTTGGGGTCGTCCAGCCTGTAAACCAGGCCGGGGAACTGCTCGGGCTCGTACTCGACCCTCTCAAGTCCCAAAGTTATGGCCACGGTGTTCAGGTTTATCTCCTGTTCCAGGTCGGAAGAGGCGACGATGTTCTGAACTTCGATCTTGGGCACGATGGTTATTGTAATGCCCGCCTTCTCCAGGTCCTTGGCGACGGTGGTAACGGCCCTGACCACATCGTCATAGCACTTGGCGCCCGTGCATACGACCTTGCCGCTCCTGAAGAGCAGCGTGGCCGTCTTGGGGTCCTTGAGCCTGTACACAAGCCCCGGGAACTGCTGAGGGTTGTACTCCGCACCTTCGAGCGCGGCCTCTATCGCGTTGAGGTCGAGTTCCTGTCCCAGGTAGCTCGAGGCGACAACATTCTCTATTTTCATTTTTGCCATTTTTGTACCTTATATAGGCTATTTAAAGCCTATTTAAATAGATTACGCAAAACCCGACGTTAAAAGGAAAAATAAAATGGGGTCGGGAGGGAGAATTGAACTCCCGTATGCGGATCTGCAGTCCGCCACATAGCCACTGTGTTACCCCGACAGCCAGTCACTTCATCGGTTGAACGTATTAAATCATTTCGTCATCGGACGGGATAACGGTTATAGGTCTGTTAGTCTGATACACGGGCATGCATTGCAAGGACATTTCCATATTGGAAGCGGATTTCCCTCTCACCGAGGAAGGGATCCGCAAAGGATTGATGGGGCACAAGGCCTATGTCAGGGCACAGTATGTGGTCATGTCCAGGGATGGCAGGTACGCGGTCGCCGAGCTGCACAAGTCGGAGGGGGCGGGGCTGTTCAGGACAGTCGAGTCGGTGGACATAATATCTCTGCCCGAAGATACCGTGTTCGTGGACATGCCCGGGGCGGACGTCCTCAACCTTCCGGAAAGGGCGCAGATCCAGAAGGAGCATCCCGGGAAGACCGTGGTCGTCCGCGGGATGTTCTACCATATCAGTTTCGTCACCGGGATCGAGCCTATGACGCTGAGGGTCGTAGACAGCGTTCCTCCGTACCCGTCCAAGACGGAGATACTGGTCAACAAGGCCTTGGAGTCAGGATATATCGACCTTCCGATAGTGACCGAAAATCTGACCATCGATATCCAGGACATGGTATCGAAGGTCAGGACCGGAGGAGTCATGTTCCCCTGCAAGGTATCCGGCCTCAGGGCCGATAAACCGTTCTATTTCCTGGACGAGAGCCCCGAGCTGAATCACGAGGTCACATTGCTGGGGTGCGATACTTCCCGCAGGATATTCAGGGAACTCTACGGGAGGGACACCGCTACGATCGATATATGCCCCAGGGACTTCTGCCCCAAGGACGGGGTAAAAACCATCGTAAGGTGCTGCAAGGTCAGAGAGGGCCATGTGATAGAGGGCGACACGGCGGTCGTGCCCTGGGGAGCCACGGTTCCGGAAGTGGTCGCGGCGATAAAGGCGCTGTTCCGCTGATCAGAAACGCTTCCTTCCCTCTGCGAACGCTTTGTATCCTTCATCGGTACGTCCGACTCTGCATAGCAGTTCCCCGAGAAGATACCAGGAATCGGCATCGTCGGGGTTGCGTTCCAGACTTTTGGTCAGATGGTCTATGGCCTCGCCGACGCGGCCGCCCTCCGCAAGGACGCGGCTGACGGAACGTCCCGCCGTCTCTTCGTCGAGGACCTGTCTCATCTCTTTGATGGCGCGCTCCATAAGGACGTTCACGGAGTTGGCGGTAAGCCAAGGGTATCTCCCCATGACCATCTCTCTGAACGGTGCCGCGCGTTCGGGAACGATCTCCGCGGTTCCCGCTTTGAAAATGCCTCTGGGAACATGCACGGTAAGGTTCCCGTGATGCACCTCGATATGTCCGCTTGGAACCGGCAAGCTCTCACCTTAGATTTATGATGCGTCCGCACTCGTCCCTTTTCCTGGTCCCGAAGTCGGAAAGGCCGTCGAGCTCCTCTGTGCCGAACACAGGCCCGTCCTTGCAAACTCTGAGCTCGTCCATCATGCAGCACCCGCATACGCCGGCGCCGCATTTCATGAACCTCTCCAGGGAAAGCTGGCATTCGACATTGTTCTCTTTGCACGCCCTGTGAAGGAAATAAAGCATGACCTCGGGCCCGCAACCGATCACCAGATCATAGTCCCTGAGGGCCATCTTCTCCTTTGCAAGCTGTACCGCGTTTCCGTGGAAACCGCGACTGCCGTCATCGGTGGATATCCAGACGCTCTTGCTGTATTTCCTCGCTACATCGTCCAGAATGATCTCGCCTTCGGACCTGGCGCCTATGATGGTATCGCAGCCTGTCTCCTTTATTGCGGGGATCAGCGCCGCGGCGCCTACACCGCCCGCGACCGCCAGGATCCTTTTGGCCTTCTTTATGGAAAATCCGTTGCCGTAGGGGCCCCTGAGCCTGACGTAGTCCCCGACCTGCAGACCGTGTATAGCATTGGAGGCCTCCCCTATGCCTTTGACGGTTATCGCTTTGATCTTCCCTATGCGGGAGAGCGACATAGGGACCTCGTCGACGCCCGGTATCCAGACCATGACGAACTGTCCGGGCATCGCGGGAGCGTCCCATTTGAATTCCAGAGTGTACGTGTCTTTGCTTTCCTTCATCTTTCCGATGATCTTGACGGTCTCACTCACGCGCAACACCTACCATTTCCGCGATGGACCCGTAACCGTGGTCCGACATGAACATCTCCAGGCCCCTGTTGATCTCTCCGAACACTTTCGGCCCCTTCGTGCCCACGGCGCTTCCGACCTGGAATGCGCTGGCCCCTGCAAGGAGATATTCGGCGGCGTCCCTCCAGTTAGAGATGCCCCCGACGCCTACGACCGGGATGCTGAGCGCGCCCCTAAGATCATAGACCGCCCTGACGCCCACAGGCTTTATCGCGGGCCCGGAGAGGCCTCCGAACTTGTTGCTCAGGACGGGTTTTCGCAGTTCTGCCGAAATGACCATGGCCTTCAGGGTGTTGATCGCCACCACGGCCTCGGCGCCGCCGTCCTCCGCGGCCCTGCCCAGTTCCACTATCGAAGAGGTATTGGGCGTCAGCTTTGCCCATACGGGGATATCGACGGACGAACTTACCGCCGAAACGATCGAGCGTACGTTCTTCGGGTCGGAACCTATCTCCGCCCCGTATCCTTCGGCATGGGGGCACGAGAGGTTCAGCTCGATGGCGGATGCCCCATAGTCCTCCATCTTGGCCGACAGCATTGCAAAATCCTTGGCATTGGAGCCGAACACGGAACCGACAACGGGCCCCGCACGCAAAGCTATCTCCATCTCCTCGGCGAAAAGTTTTATTCCCGGGTTCGGAAGGCCCATAGCGTTGACATAACCTCCCTCGACCTCGGTGAAGGTGGGATTTCTGTGCCCCGGCCTCGGCTCGAGGCCTATGGACTTTGTGACCACGGCGCCCGCTCCCGATCTTATCATGCGCGCCATCGAGTCCCCTGTCTCATCCATTATTCCCGATGCGACCATCCCGGGACGTTCCAGCCTCAGCCGTCCGAAGGTAATTTCCAGTCTACCCATCGCTACCGCATGCAGGTCTCTTAATAAAAACCCCTTTCGAATGCGCAAGCGTAATGAACAAGGAAATCATGGCCTTTCCATGGACATATCGTCTCTGCGGAACGATTTTCCCACGATGAGGAACAACCGCGGCGTATACCTGGACAGCTCATGTCAATCGCTCCGCCCCGACAGCGTCATCGAGGCGATACTCAGATATTATAATGAATATCCGTCGTGCGGAGGCCGCAGCGTCCACGCAATGGGCGCAAAGGTCTCCATGGCAGTGGACGAGGCCCGTGAATCCTTGGCCGAATTCTTCGGCACGGACGATCCGGACTGCTATGTGTTCTGCAAGAACGCGACCGAGGCGCTCAACACCGTCGCGTTCGGCCTTTCGCTGAAGAAAGAAGATACGGTGGTTACAACCGATTCCGAACATAACTCCAATCACGTCCCCTGGCTGATCATTTCGGAGGAGAAAGGGACGAAGAGGCGCTATGCCAAGACGACGGAAGAAGGGGAACTGGACATCGAGTCGTTCAAAGAATGCATGGAAAAGCGCGTCAAGGTCGTTTCCGTGATACACGCGAGCAACGTCACAGGGTGCATAATGCCTGTCGCAGAGATATCGGAGATAGCCCACGACGCCGGCGCGAAAGTCGTGATCGACGGTGCGCAGGCCGCACCGCACATCAAGGTGGACCTGGACAAGATCAATCCGGACTTCTACTGTCTGTCGGTGCACAAGATGCTCGGCCCCTCGGGAATGGGCGTACTGTACGGAAGGTCCGAGGAACTGGCAAAGCTCAGGCCCCTCTCCTACGGCGGAGGGACGGTCGGCCTTGCGACATACGATTCGGTCAGACTGGCGCCGCCGCCCGACAGGTTCGAGGCGGGGCTTCAGGACTATGCGGGCATAGCGGGGACCAAGGCGGCCCTCGACTATCTGTCGAAGGCGGGTATGGACAATGTCGAGGCATGGGACAAAAAGCTCATGAGGCAGATGGTAAGGGAGACGGAGGACATCAGGGGGCTGAAGCTCGTCGGCCCAACGGACCCGGACAGGCGCGGCAGCGTATTCTCGTTCAATGTCGAAGGGTTGTCGCCCCATGACATAGCCATGATGCTGGACAACATCGATGGCATAATGATCCGCTCGGGGCTGCATTGCGCCCATCCCTTCTTCGAGGGGAAGAAGATAGAGGGGAGTGCCAGAGCTTCAGTTTACCTCTACAATAATGAGGAAGATGTAAGTCGTTTCTCCGCGGCTCTCAGGAAAGCGGCCGACGCTTTCGGAAAATGATCACACTGCGACGATCCCGGCATCAGATTTTTCCAATGTGACCGTTCCGTTGTAAGAAAGTGAAAAACCCTCGGATATACAGGAGATCAGCGAACGATATTCCTTTCCATCGTTTTCCAATATCAGGATGTGGCCCTCCGCCCGCATCGAGCATCCCGGGTCCGGAAGAATGTCCCATCCTCTGAGCGTCATCTCATCAGCCTCCGAACGGTAGAAAGAGTCGACCATCTCCGCTATGGAGTCCGCGGTCTCGGTCATCTGCACGTCTTCGTTGGACGAGCAGATTCCTGAAAACGGTATGGCTACGGCCCCTAGAAGGACGGCCCCGCAAATGCACAGGACGACCCTGGACATCGTGAACTCAAGCAATCACGCTCACCTCCACCGCATATCCTCTGCCGTCGTTCACGCATTCGAACAACAGCGTCCTTTCGCCCGAAATCGATATTCCGTCGCCGGCGATCCTTACTGCAGGGCGGTCCATCACCAAACGGCCGATGCTGTCGTCCCCGCAGAATATATTTATCATGTAGGCGTCGGCGCCTTCGCCGCCGATAACGATCCTGTTGTAATGTCCGATCGAAACCTCTGCCGTGAAAGCTCCCCCCTCGCCGGCATAATAAGCTTTTTCCGCGGTATCGGAGACGATGCCCGCCTGGGCCCTCAGTCCGGAAGCTTCGGCATCGCTCCGATAATCATCCACGGCCCCCATCAGGAGCGGCACGGTAAGGGCCAGGATCAGGAAGGTGACGGCAAGCCTGACGGGCATGCCTATGGTCCCCCTCCTGTCCATCTTCATGCTATCACGGTGACCCTTGCAGTGTTGTTCTCGCCGTATCCGGACGCCGAGACGTTTACGGTTATGAATCCGACAGAACTGTTGTCCATCGTGATATTGAGGCCCGTGAATACAGCAAGTCCGTTGGAATCTGTGCTGTCATAAGCGGTCTTACCGTTCAAGTCTGTTATTCCGAGGCCCGAGAGCACGACCGCGGCGCCTTCGATCGGTTCGCCGTCCTGGTCCGTTACGCGCACCTCGATGATGCCGTCGGATGTGCTTCCGTTTACGAGCACGATGTCGTCGGACGTCACGTCCACGGAACCGATGGACTGCGGGCTCTCTATATTGCCCATCCATCCCAGTATGATGCCGGTACCGAGTGTCGCCACCAGTATCACGATCATCAGTTGCAGCGGGAGGCCTTCTATTCCTCCGCGGCGGTTGTTCGAAATCCTGATCCTATTATTTCTCATGAGACGCTTTGTTATTCTCATGATATCTTATTCGGATCTGCAGAGTATAAGGGGCGAAAGCTACAGTTAACCTTAAGAAACATACATCAGAGGAAAATCTCAGATACGGGGGTATGGACGGCGCCCGACGGGCCAAGCTCGCTGCTGAATATCGTTATATTTTTGCAGGTGAAAGTGAAGGAATCCCCTCCTTCGTATCTTTCGATGACGGACGATGCGGATGGCGCGCCCCTCCCGTCCCGAAATCTTGCCAATGTTATGTGGGGAACGAATTTTTTCCTGTCGTGCCCGATCCCTTTCTTATCAAGCTCCTCGGAGATCCTTTCGGCAAGCTTCTCCAGGTTTCCTCCCGACCCTGCGCCGGCCCAGACGGTCCTGGGCCCCCACCTTCCCTGGAACGACCCGAGCCCTCCGACCTCGATCTCGAACGGGCCTATGCCACGGGCCGCCCTTTCAACGGCCTCGGTAACATCGGAGAGCCGTCCGTCCTCTATCTCTCCGATGAAGCTGAGGGTGATATGCAGGTCCCCGGTGCCGTAGATCTTCATTCCACCGTCCGCAGACAGGCCTTTGAACGGCCGGATCAACGACGGTCTGTCAGGTATCTTAACGGCAACAAATGCCCGCATGATATCACTTGATATTCACTATGACGTAGTCGGAAGAGCCGAACCCCATCTTATCCGCGTGTTCGAAGGTGCTCTGCCATCTCGTGGTCGGATGTATACAGGCAAACATGTCTTCCGGTATTTCACCGGCGCATTTTTCGTAAAGTTCGCTGCCTTCGATGGGCGTTTGTCGCATCGCGATATCTATGCAGGCTCTGTCCAAAGCGACAGGATCGAAGGATGCGAGCATCCCCACATCGGGTATGACCGGGACGTCGTTCTCGGCATGGCAGTCGCAGTTCGGAGATATATCCGTCATTACGGTCACGTGGAAGTTCGGTTTGCCCTTGATGGCGGCCATAGCGTACTCCACGATCTTGGCATTTAGCACGCCTGCATCCTGGTCGTTCTCGGCGGTTATGGCATCGTAGAGGCAGGAGCCGATGCATCTTCCGCATCCGACGCACTTTTCCTTATCGATGGCGGCCTTTCTCCGTGTTAAGGCGATCGCGGACTCCGCGCACTGCCTGGCGCACGTGCCGCACCCGACACACTTATCGCGGTCCACGGAGGGTTTTCCCGCCGAATGCATCTCCATCTTACCGCGGCGGGACGCGCACCCCATCGCCAGGTTCTTCAGGGCCCCTCCGTATCCGGTGAGCTCGTGACATTTGAAATGCGTGACCGTTACGATAACATCCGCGTCGTAAATCGCACGGCCTATCTTGGCCGTCTCCACATATTCGCCGTTTATCGGGACCTCGACGTCGTCGGTCCCCTTAAGGCCGTCGGCTATTATTATCTGACATCCTGCCGACATGCGGTTGAATCCGTTGTAGTTCGCGGTATCCAGGTGCTCGGGGGCGCTCTTTCTGCGACCCACGTACAGCGTGTTGCAGTCTGTCAGGAAAGGGATCCCTCCGAGCTCCCTGGTCTTCTCGGCCAGAACCCTGGGTATTCCCGGCCTGAGGTACGCAAGGTTCCCCAGTTCGCCGAAGTGCATCTTGATGGCCACGAACTTCCTGTCGCAGTCCATCCTGCCGATCCCTGCCTTCTCTACGAGCCTTAGCAGTTTGTCAGGTATGGAATCTCCCGTCCCGGTGCGCATGTCTGTGAAGAAAACCTCGGATGCCATGATGCATAAGCCATGACGTTCCCTATATAAATCGGGTTTTTTTCACGTGGCGGGAGCGGACGTACGAAGGGGTCAAAATCTGCTGTTTTTGTTACAAACAGTGTTATTTTGTCTCCTTGGACTTTGAGTGTTCCTCACTCGACAATTCGTTGTGCTGGGTGTAAAAAATTAATTGACCGGAATTTATAAGGTCGGGCATTGTTTGAAATACAGAAAGTATTTACACTGTTCAACGGGAAAACAATCCCCGTTGTGAGGAATTACAATGTACACAATGAGTCCCTATTCCGGCAAACTCCTCAGCGACGAGGAGGCAATGAAAAAATACAATGGTGAGAAGCTTTGGGGTCTGCTCGTCTCGATCGACCTCGGAGAGTGCGACCATTCCAAGATCGCAAGCAAAGAGCACATCACACAGTATGCAATCGACCTCGCCAAGCACATCAACATGAAAAGATACGGTGAACCTCAGGTAGTTTTCTTCGGAGACGAACCCAAGGTCCAGGGATATTCCCTCGTACAGCTCATAGAGACGTCTTTGATCTCCGGCCACTTCGCCGAGGACACTGACCGCGCATTCGTCGACATATTCTCATGCAGGGAGTTCGGTCCCGAAAATGCCGCCAAGTACACACAGGAATACTTTGGCGCCAAGAAGATGCAGTACTCGGTGTCCTTCAGGGACATCTAAACCCCTTTTCTCTCATACAGAGAGATATTTTTTTCCATTTTGTACCATTTTCATGCCGATATCTTTTTCGATATCCCAATTAGGCCAGCGTTTTGTTTCATCAGAGGAACATAACATATTTGATTATCCTAATTGTATCATTGTATCCAAAATGTGTTAAAATTACAAACATTTATATTTGAAAAATCCCAGTTACATGTGTGAGCTCGAACTGGAATTACAAAATGTGGGGGTCAGTGGGAGTCGTAATAGTGCTCCTCTCCGCATCCGGCTTGATACTGTCGATGGAAGATTCCGAGAAAGAATCTGTTTCGATACTTGCCAGGGTGAACAACGACGGGTCTGGAATTTTTATCAGGGCCGATACCGAGAATGTAGATGATATGACCGAGATGGTCGACGGGGTATTGACAGCGGTCAATCCCGAACTGTGGGAGGGACTGGTGTTCATGACGCCCGGCCCGTCTTCGATCCAACACATGATCCTCATGGACATAGTGCAGGAAGATCTGGGCCTGAAGTTCGTACAATACGGTACGGAGAGCGAAGGTGCCGTGTTCTGGACGCAGGTCGGTCCGGGCCTTATGCTCAGCACCATGAATGCAAAAAGCGATATCGACGGGGGAATCGCATGGGAGCCCCATTATTCGGTTGCGGTCAATGACGGCCTGTGCATCGAACTTATGACGACCAGCGACTATTGGCAAGGCCACCCTTGCTGTGTAATAGCGGCGAACAACTCGTTCCTTTCAGGCAACGTGAATGCAACAGAAAGATTCCTTGCGGCATACATAAAGTCCGTTCTATGGGTGACCGAGGCGACGTCCGAAATATCTGAAGATCACGATGCCCTTCTGGACATAACCAAGAGGATCGGCACCCCTGCGTCTTCTTCGGCCACTCCGATGTCCGATGAGGTAGCGGAGGCCGCGCTGGCGAACATCACCTATGCATATGAGATAGGAAACCTCGCCCAACAGCTTGCTGATGTCGTGGATACGTACAAATCGCTCAATATCGTGCAGCAGAGCACGTTGAGCGATGCCGGATACGGATCATCGCTGGAATTCACCGAACATTTGGTACAGGGGCAGTACATCGCCGATGCGCTCGATGATGAAGGG
The DNA window shown above is from Methanomassiliicoccaceae archaeon and carries:
- a CDS encoding S-adenosylmethionine decarboxylase: MYTMSPYSGKLLSDEEAMKKYNGEKLWGLLVSIDLGECDHSKIASKEHITQYAIDLAKHINMKRYGEPQVVFFGDEPKVQGYSLVQLIETSLISGHFAEDTDRAFVDIFSCREFGPENAAKYTQEYFGAKKMQYSVSFRDI
- a CDS encoding cysteine desulfurase; the protein is MDISSLRNDFPTMRNNRGVYLDSSCQSLRPDSVIEAILRYYNEYPSCGGRSVHAMGAKVSMAVDEARESLAEFFGTDDPDCYVFCKNATEALNTVAFGLSLKKEDTVVTTDSEHNSNHVPWLIISEEKGTKRRYAKTTEEGELDIESFKECMEKRVKVVSVIHASNVTGCIMPVAEISEIAHDAGAKVVIDGAQAAPHIKVDLDKINPDFYCLSVHKMLGPSGMGVLYGRSEELAKLRPLSYGGGTVGLATYDSVRLAPPPDRFEAGLQDYAGIAGTKAALDYLSKAGMDNVEAWDKKLMRQMVRETEDIRGLKLVGPTDPDRRGSVFSFNVEGLSPHDIAMMLDNIDGIMIRSGLHCAHPFFEGKKIEGSARASVYLYNNEEDVSRFSAALRKAADAFGK
- a CDS encoding ABC transporter substrate-binding protein, with product MSSNWNYKMWGSVGVVIVLLSASGLILSMEDSEKESVSILARVNNDGSGIFIRADTENVDDMTEMVDGVLTAVNPELWEGLVFMTPGPSSIQHMILMDIVQEDLGLKFVQYGTESEGAVFWTQVGPGLMLSTMNAKSDIDGGIAWEPHYSVAVNDGLCIELMTTSDYWQGHPCCVIAANNSFLSGNVNATERFLAAYIKSVLWVTEATSEISEDHDALLDITKRIGTPASSSATPMSDEVAEAALANITYAYEIGNLAQQLADVVDTYKSLNIVQQSTLSDAGYGSSLEFTEHLVQGQYIADALDDEGNVKSAEELGYYGGAVTHIGVAYLAADIHQIALHVGIEQGFFAEYGIEIELIGPFASGGDVMNALLSGHASIGFVGSPPVVSSSINALRS
- a CDS encoding PHP-associated domain-containing protein, which produces MKADLHIHSSFSLDGRTDPVTIVDVAVERGIGCIAITDHNSFEAYDLIKDDGRLIVIPGEEVSSKGGHILAYGIDRQIQKGLSIIETIEAIHDAGGIAFAAHPYRWWSGLGEQAVLDNPFDGIEAANSRSYNKDNLGSAALAAKVGCPVSAGSDAHTTRHIGFGYVTLPDGLTSWSEVLREMMSGPLSAISSNRHTGSTLRYGIRSIGLWMSRGFRKM
- a CDS encoding TATA-box-binding protein, with the translated sequence MAKMKIENVVASSYLGQELDLNAIEAALEGAEYNPQQFPGLVYRLKDPKTATLLFRSGKVVCTGAKCYDDVVRAVTTVAKDLEKAGITITIVPKIEVQNIVASSDLEQEINLNTVAITLGLERVEYEPEQFPGLVYRLDDPKVVVLLFSSGKMVCTGAKVPPDVTRAVDKIAAELRSVGLMK
- a CDS encoding DUF362 domain-containing protein codes for the protein MASEVFFTDMRTGTGDSIPDKLLRLVEKAGIGRMDCDRKFVAIKMHFGELGNLAYLRPGIPRVLAEKTRELGGIPFLTDCNTLYVGRRKSAPEHLDTANYNGFNRMSAGCQIIIADGLKGTDDVEVPINGEYVETAKIGRAIYDADVIVTVTHFKCHELTGYGGALKNLAMGCASRRGKMEMHSAGKPSVDRDKCVGCGTCARQCAESAIALTRRKAAIDKEKCVGCGRCIGSCLYDAITAENDQDAGVLNAKIVEYAMAAIKGKPNFHVTVMTDISPNCDCHAENDVPVIPDVGMLASFDPVALDRACIDIAMRQTPIEGSELYEKCAGEIPEDMFACIHPTTRWQSTFEHADKMGFGSSDYVIVNIK
- a CDS encoding dihydroorotate dehydrogenase electron transfer subunit, with amino-acid sequence MSETVKIIGKMKESKDTYTLEFKWDAPAMPGQFVMVWIPGVDEVPMSLSRIGKIKAITVKGIGEASNAIHGLQVGDYVRLRGPYGNGFSIKKAKRILAVAGGVGAAALIPAIKETGCDTIIGARSEGEIILDDVARKYSKSVWISTDDGSRGFHGNAVQLAKEKMALRDYDLVIGCGPEVMLYFLHRACKENNVECQLSLERFMKCGAGVCGCCMMDELRVCKDGPVFGTEELDGLSDFGTRKRDECGRIINLR
- a CDS encoding dihydroorotate dehydrogenase encodes the protein MGRLEITFGRLRLERPGMVASGIMDETGDSMARMIRSGAGAVVTKSIGLEPRPGHRNPTFTEVEGGYVNAMGLPNPGIKLFAEEMEIALRAGPVVGSVFGSNAKDFAMLSAKMEDYGASAIELNLSCPHAEGYGAEIGSDPKNVRSIVSAVSSSVDIPVWAKLTPNTSSIVELGRAAEDGGAEAVVAINTLKAMVISAELRKPVLSNKFGGLSGPAIKPVGVRAVYDLRGALSIPVVGVGGISNWRDAAEYLLAGASAFQVGSAVGTKGPKVFGEINRGLEMFMSDHGYGSIAEMVGVARE
- a CDS encoding tetratricopeptide repeat protein yields the protein MPVPSGHIEVHHGNLTVHVPRGIFKAGTAEIVPERAAPFREMVMGRYPWLTANSVNVLMERAIKEMRQVLDEETAGRSVSRVLAEGGRVGEAIDHLTKSLERNPDDADSWYLLGELLCRVGRTDEGYKAFAEGRKRF
- the thpR gene encoding RNA 2',3'-cyclic phosphodiesterase — its product is MRAFVAVKIPDRPSLIRPFKGLSADGGMKIYGTGDLHITLSFIGEIEDGRLSDVTEAVERAARGIGPFEIEVGGLGSFQGRWGPRTVWAGAGSGGNLEKLAERISEELDKKGIGHDRKKFVPHITLARFRDGRGAPSASSVIERYEGGDSFTFTCKNITIFSSELGPSGAVHTPVSEIFL